Part of the Penicillium digitatum chromosome 4, complete sequence genome is shown below.
GCTGGATAGCACCAGAGCGATGAGATGAAATAGGAACGGAAGATTTCGAAGGGTCGGAAAGTGGCCTAATTGAAGGTctccttttcttcctcttttgaCACGGCTGTGCTGTGTCATAGGGGGTGTTCTCGTCTTGGTGGTCGCCGGTGCCTCGACCTAAGCGGAGTCGCTTCTTGCATACTGCCGCAGCGGCCCTTGTGCTTGTCCTGGCGGCTCCTTGTTTCCCGGACGTTGATGGTATAACCACAGCTATCGACGGGTAGCGCACCGGGGGTTTAGAACTTAGTGTCGTTCGAGCTCGAGAACATTTTAATGTAGAGCGAGCCGTCGGCGGGGAGGACGGCCTAGATGTGGCTGGCGTGTCTTCAATAGTGCTGGGATCTTCAGCCCGCTCAGAAGCCTTGTTTGCCCTTGAGCATGGATTTTCACCTAGGTTAGATGTCTGACTCGGCTCCGAATCATTTTCGTAGTCCCCACTGTCTGAAATGTCTGAGGGCTCCATGGTAGATAACTTCCGCTTGGCTAATTCTTGCTGAAAATCACCCACCACAGATAGGTTGCTAGAGACACAGTTCGCTTGTTCGGGTGTAGGTTCTGGTGCAGACACGGGTGCGGTCACACAGGGTGTGCACGATAGTTGAGAAGTCTCCATTTCTTGGGTATCAGGAACAGTGTCTACAATAGAAAAAAGTCAGATAATGAGAGGATTATGGCCGAATTTCAATGTGTTGTGTCAGCTTACCCGGTAGATCATCTCCTCGTATATCAGGAGGAATAGGGTCTAGGTGATTTGGCCCTGCAGTACACGGGATTGTTCTCGCGGAGTGTGTCGATAGCACTGGCTCTGAGAAAGCCAGCGCGGAACTTCCACGATCCAACAGAATGTCACAGGCAGCTGGTATATCTGTTGTCACTGAGGGTCCGACATCTTTCGTCATTTCAGTCTGAGTGGGTCTATGATTGATCTCGAAGTCAAATATGTTCCACTCATAAGTTGTACCGGTCAGTGGCGGTGACTGTCCTAGGGGTACCTCACACGGTCCTGGACAGAAGCCGAACCTAGTGGGAAAAGACTGCTGGAGGTATCGTGGCACATGAGCTAGGGCGTGGTTGGGGGGCACGCTTTTTGCACTGGTAGAAAGCGGCGGGCGACTTGGGCCATGGTAGAACTCGATTTGATCAAGATCCACCCTCATTTCCCAGAAAGTGATAAGACACAGCGGAGACACAGCGGAGGTAGAAACCAACAGATAATGAAGTAAGCTTGAATAAGAGTGCAGCGGTCACTGGTAGGCTGGTGTGTCTACGTCCGTTTTGAATCATATCTAAAGAATGGGAAAAGGAGATCAGTTATCCTTTTTAATACCCAGGCGCCGCCAGGGCATTACTAGCTGAGGAATCATGCAGTATATCGCCTTGCGGACCCCACACAACCGAGAACTGCGACAGCACTGCCTCGTTGATACTATTCGCTGCTTGCGTCGGGCGATCACTTGAGAGTACTCCGGACTAATCTAACCAACCGGCCTCGTCAAAGGGCGCCTTGGGTTCGTAGTAGCCACCGTGTAACGTTGCAGCCTCCAGGACACCTCAGCTGACAATTGATGGATTGGGAAGATATTGATAAGAAAAAATCCCTCAATCCGAGCGGCAGCCTACAATTCGCCGATCACGCAAGCCGATCATACAAGCCATCAATTTCATGGATGTTTGCGATGTCTCAGCTCAGCGTCAGAGCTCCTTGAGGCAATTTTGCGGTTGGATAGAGAGCGGAAGCGGGTCCAGCGAGCGACTCACCGGCTATTCAATTAGGCGTCGTCTGAAAGAGCAAAGGTGGCCGTTCTGCGGTGTGCTGCGTGGCATTCGCAAACCGAAGCCTGAGACAAAGAGCGGCCAGTAGTCCTCTTACATTCCACTTCAAATGTCCAGTTATCAAGCAGACCGAGGGTGATGTCTACAACAGTTGAAACAGCGACCCTGTGTAGCGTAAATTATGAAACCAATAATGTATTGAGCCATGTAGAACTGGGAAATCAAGGGCGATCCGGGTGACTCGCATGGCCAGAGCGACCCGTTCGAATTTCCGTGAGTGGGGAAGCAGGCTGTGTTCGGGGCGCAGAGTTTTCAGCTGGCAGGGCCACGTCAGCGGATCAGGGAATGATGCCGGCGAAACATAATGGAGGGGGAAAGGGGGGAATAGGCgtgggaaagaagagaatCATCGTCGAGCGACGCACCGCGGGTTATATAGATGGCGGACGTCGCGAGACGGGCGGTGGGAGACGGCAGATCCCGATCGGGGCTAGCGTAAGGCGCCAAACCCGTTGCGGACGGGCTAAACCCGAAGTGGACGGACGCGATCCCCAATCGGGCGTCGGTCCCATAGGCGCTAAACCCGAAGGAGGGGGCGGCCGAAACGGGCGGCGGGCCAGCAAATCGCAATTCTACTCTAAATTCTCTAACTGAAGAATGACAAGATCCGCGCCTTTTTAAACAATCTATGCGGACAAGGCTGACTAAACGATGTATACAATTTGTCTGTCTCAGGGTGGTATCATTGAGACATCCTAGTCCTTTTACGTAGGTGACACCTCACATTTCGATATACCCCctagtttttgaagctattcagagctttaagaactgcttcttctATCACTTTCTCGGATAATTTTATCGCGAATTTCACGTATACTAAGTAGCTCCCGAAACACTCACTACTTCTGCTTTAGTAGCACCTTAGTAAGATATAATAGAAAGTAGGTGATCTAGTTCGAATCCTAATATATAGAGGACTCGGCGCCACTATTAGATAGTTTTTCCTACTTCtattgtcacggtgtgaaccgtaatgcttagtaaaaggaagatcacgacacgtgatctccgacctgtttatcttgaacttcagttctagatcctgttgtagctcttcgagctacgtcttgtatattagcctgcccctgcctgtgcctgtacctgtcaatgagaatctgatctgttacgacctgtccctgccagtcatctcctatcataccgtcctgccagcccgcaccctgacactacgtagctcctacccctaggagttgactgtctgaaaatgtctgaaccgccccgaaagcccccgaactgaactctggtagacccggtcctgagcagaccgctaccaccgaagaaccgcctgctaccgctgaagaaccgcctgctaccactgaagatccgcctgctaccactgaagaaccgcctgctaccactgaagaaccgcctgctaccgctgaagaaccgcctgctaccgctgaagaaccgcctgctaccactgaagaaccgcctgctaccgctgaagaaccgcctgctaccgctgaagaaccgcctgctaccactgaagaaccgcctgctaccactgaagaaccgcctgctaccactgaagaaccgcctgctaccactgaagaaccgcctgctaccgctgaagaaccgcctgctaccactgaagaaccgcctgctaccgctgaagaaccgcctgctaccactgaagaaccgcctgctacctgtaaagtcccgtccgaggaacctgcctgcacgaccaactggtctcgagaaacgagacattgcagccgtatcgctagctgcgtgtgctgcgtatgcaagaaagaaatacagcatgttcgcaattacaaccgcggacatcgagactgcactgaaccccaagaccgacactgaacctgaccccgtgtctgcactgcctgaagagtttagagacttcgccgaagtgttctcacccaaggaagccgagcgcttgccaccccaccgatcatacgaccacaa
Proteins encoded:
- a CDS encoding MYB DNA binding domain protein yields the protein MTKDVGPSVTTDIPAACDILLDRGSSALAFSEPVLSTHSARTIPCTAGPNHLDPIPPDIRGDDLPDTVPDTQEMETSQLSCTPCVTAPVSAPEPTPEQANCVSSNLSVVGDFQQELAKRKLSTMEPSDISDSGDYENDSEPSQTSNLGENPCSRANKASERAEDPSTIEDTPATSRPSSPPTARSTLKCSRARTTLSSKPPVRYPSIAVVIPSTSGKQGAARTSTRAAAAVCKKRLRLGRGTGDHQDENTPYDTAQPCQKRKKRRPSIRPLSDPSKSSVPISSHRSGAIQRLHGSAILTVESNTGLKPAYFFTFVPDPSPMLPPAHTAVIPPSKQTYTSDENALLVRLKEKEAMSWSEITTHFPGRNMSSLQVHYSTKLRHKASSRSGRPKKRQ
- a CDS encoding Allantoate permease; protein product: MLSKRKITTRDLRPVYLELQPGPEQTATTEEPPATAEEPPATTEDPPATTEEPPATTEEPPATAEEPPATAEEPPATTEEPPATAEEPPATAEEPPATTEEPPATTEEPPATTEEPPATTEEPPATAEEPPATTEEPPATAEEPPATTEEPPATCKVPSEEPACTTNWSRETRHCSRIASCVCCVCKKEIQHVRNYNRGHRDCTEPQDRH